From the genome of Nicotiana tabacum cultivar K326 chromosome 17, ASM71507v2, whole genome shotgun sequence:
CATTTGCTATTATACTAAAAGCTTCTCTTATGTTAAAGGGATTAAAATATTTACGGACACAAGCACACACATATAAATTTGTTTATACACTATTTGCACATGTGGTTTTACATGTGGTTCGGTCACTACTTGCCTATTTTGGTGGAGGTTGTACTTGATAAAATAGTTGAGGTGCGCGCAACGTTATTGTTATAAGAAAATTTAAGTGGTACATTGAATGATATGATTTTGCATCATCTAATgttggatttgatgaacaggaaAGAACCAGCAGAACTTGTACAAGTAAGTTGGCTAGAGGTAACAGGATATTGTGACAAAGTAGAGCCAAACGTAACATATGATGTTAAGTTCCAGCTGAAATTGACACCAGATGCATTTGGCTGGAATGATTTACCCATCTACTTTATGGCCAAATCTGGAAGCGGAAGCTTATGGAAGAAACTGAATTTGACAAAAGATGGTCCTACCAATTCCGATGGAATATATGTCGTACCCAACAATCTTACCGTTACAGTAGGACAAGCTGGCAATGACGAGAACAAGCTTTATTTTGGGCTCTATGAAGTCTGGAGTGGAAAATGGAAAGGAGGATTAGTAATCCAAAAAGTAATAATTACGAAGAGTGTGGAGCATTAATATACATACATTCTTTCTGCATGCAGTTTGTGGGAGTACCAAATATAATACGTGATGGATCTTAATAAAAGAATGCTTCATAGAAGTTTTCTGTCATAATCTTTAGTACGTTTTCTTGTAATAGTAAGTTATTATTATGAAAATAAATGTTTGTTTACATGTTTTCGTCTGACCATCTTGGCTTGTATTTTAATTTTCGGCTCAGTTATTTTGTACAAAACAGATTTGTAATGGGATTTACACATTTTACATTTGAAATGTTGTAACGACTCGATCgttcattttgagctttagcgttccGTTCAGTGGTTCAAGGTCCTAAGTGacttcatattgtgtattatgacttgcgtgtatggtcggaTTCGATTTTCGAGTGTTCGGGATAAAttgggaagaatgattctcattttagaagtttaagttggaaatgttgaccaagtttgacttttgtgacaATGACCccggaacggtattttgatggctctaataggttcgtattgtgattttggatttgAGTGTATGCCAGAAATTGGATTCgaaggttcctaggttgatttgacacTTGTTGGTGgaaattggcaatttgaaggtctAGAAATTCCTTAGATTtcaccgtaggttgactttacgGCTATCAGATCCAGATTTTAATTTTGGGACttagaataggtctgttttgttatttggaacttatctgcaaaatttggtatcgttccgagttggtttgatagaaATCAGATATGTGGTTATGTTTCTAGAAGTTATTGAGTTTCATTGTAAATTTTATGTGTattggtgtccgattcgtggttttggATGTTATCttggtgttttgatcgcacgagcgagtTCACATTATAtctttagacttgtgtggatatttggtgtGGAGTCAcgggggctcgagtgagttttagaACGTTTGAGTGGTTTCCGTTTTTGCTGGTATTGCTGGTGCctcaggtctcgcaaatgcgagatactgttcgcatttgcaagccccgcatttgcgaggtggggatcgcatttgcgaggttcacATGAAACTGATTAgttggcatttgcgaacattttgttcgcttttgcgatggggGGCGTGGGCtggctttcgcatttgcgatctcatgatcgcttttgcgaagggcctgacttcgcaaatgcgaagtcaggGTCGCATTTACGACTTTTCCTGAGTTTGTGATGGTTTGTCTGTATTTGCGAGGACTCGATAGGAGGCGATTTTGAGGAGGGATTTTCACATACAACTATTGGGTAAGTTATTTTGATcaatttgtaataatattatatgattatttatgagatttaacatctaaaTCATGAGATTTGAAGGGGAATTTtatctatgttttgaaaaataaatatttgcGATTTGAGAGTTGAAATGGACtcggatttaaaaataaaacacataTGTGAACTCGTAGGGTTATGGATAGTCGAGATCTACTCTTGGACTCAAGTTTTGACCAGGCGGGCCCGAAGTAGACTTTTGggaaattgtgtaaagatcttagctttatttattggaattggtttctcttgtattatttgatgttattacgacgattttggttagatttgggccgagcggaggtgaattttagaggaaaggcatttttattGAGGGCTTTTGATGTAAGTAgattgcctaactttgtgtgggagaactacTCCGTAGGGTCTGGTTTAATTGCACTATTTGAATTACGTGGAtaacgtgtacacgaggtgacgagtgtgtacacgaccttatatgtgaaaattgaccggtttagactcttcgTCTTCTTATATACATTTAATTGAAGTCATCAtatcatgttatatctttcattatcgagtttgctcttatatgctttagttgatgTTGTCACTATATGTTAcatctttcattgttgagttatacTTATTTGAAGTCGTTATTACATGTTATCCCTTTAATTGTTGAGTTTATTCTTCTGTTTTATTGTGTTGTTGTAATTCTTGTGTTAATTTCCTTTCCGTACTCTTGTattattgttcttgttgttgtaCCCAGTGTtattgagccgtgggctatgtaTTATTACGGTATTGGAATTATTATTAtggcaatgttgtggcatatgggcacgtgtggtgcgagttgttatgttgtgttgttgtgttTTTGGCACATGTGGGCCTGCTGAGAGGATTGTGGGGGTGTTTGCACGAGATTCTTctgtgctattgttattattaatatttCACATGCAATGAGACAAGGCGTGCTATATACATATGTTGGTTTTGCGCATGTGCCAAGATAAGGTGGGATAATTATTGATGTGTGTGTGGTGAGACAAGGCAGGCATTTACTATATCGTTGCACACGCGACGAGATAAGAGAGGGCTATCTCAGGATGATATGTCATGGCCTGGGGGcatattattgatgatattcgtgTAATTATGTGATATTCCTTGTTTGTGTCATGCATATTACGTGACTTGTGGTGTTGTTTCCAACGTGCTATTCGATGTCTCTGATAATACTTGTTGACTTGGGTtgtgatagtacacttgcacatgcatacaccgtaATATATCATTTATATCCATTCAGGAGTATGCAACTTGAGATTCTTCGATCATGCAcatatattcttgtatatctgCTTTCCCAGCGATACGGTTGGACTTTTaacatgtgaccacgccgggcgatTGGACTTTTGAAcctgtgatcatgccgggcggattggGATATTGAGCCTCTGATTATaccgggtggattgtgatattggcATGTGACTACGTCAGGCGAATTATAATAGTGAGCTTGTGAtcatgccaggcggattgtgatattggcacgtgagttgtccgtgcggttgtgactgataaagtgggcacgaggtgccatgtgtATATGAT
Proteins encoded in this window:
- the LOC107809840 gene encoding protein PHLOEM PROTEIN 2-LIKE A9-like codes for the protein MDSNSHYEGNHDSNEIKNGFEIYPSALNIIWGKDARYWKLPQGKEPAELVQVSWLEVTGYCDKVEPNVTYDVKFQLKLTPDAFGWNDLPIYFMAKSGSGSLWKKLNLTKDGPTNSDGIYVVPNNLTVTVGQAGNDENKLYFGLYEVWSGKWKGGLVIQKVIITKSVEH